The region TACTGCTATCCTTGCAATTGCTTAGCCACAGAACAGTTATTCTTTAACAGTCTTTTGAAAAAAGGAAACCCccattctgtaaaaagcaacagagggtcctgtggcacctttgagactaacagaagtactgggagcataagctttcgtgggtaagaaccttacttACTTctgagaagtgaggttcttacccacgaaagcttatgcttccagtacttctgttagtctcaaaggtgccacaggaccctctgttgctttttacagattcagactaacacggctacccctctgatacttgaccccaTTCTGTGTTAAGTCTCTTGATCTGGACGTTTGGATGGTTCTATTGATCTAGGAGGGTGAAATGAAAGaattttccccttctctttgaAGCAGTGTAAGAGCCAAATACTGACATGGGAGAATGCTGCCACCTCTGTGGTTAAACCTCTTCTCCCTGCCCTACAGATGTCCCTCAGTAAGGGCTCCATAGTATTTCTAGCTCtatgggctggcagggggcaggtgGATACAGGAGATGGGGATGTTGGGGGTGATGGCTGGGTCAATTTCTGCTTGATTCTACCCCTCAGTTTCATGGGGCAAAGCCTCAGATGGTATTCTGTCCTATGGAATTTCTGGGAGTGGGGGTTTCTGGGGATGACAGGCTGCTAAGAAACACCTGGCAGCATGGCTCCCAAAGGCAGCAGCAGTAGAGTCCCTTGCCTTTGCCATGTCCCTGGAGACCCTCACAGATCCTGCAGGTTTAGTTGGTGGAGCCCCTGGCCCGTTCTTGGGGGAACTCATAGTCTTATGGGAGAATTTAAAGAAAATTGTGAGTTCAGAATTGTCACTTCTATAGGGGAATAAGCCATGTAGTGGAGAATAGGGTCCTACATTAATGCATTAAAAgtagcttggcagaatttgatggtatttttttatcattttgatggataatatcaatgtttatttttaagtaattttaatttttttttcaatttaaattttcacagttgcacaaaactATGGGTTTTAggtattttttctgatttttagcaatttacattttcacagttgcggGAAATTAGGGATGTATGAGACAATGGGGGTGTCAGACAatagttatttaatgacagcagatggTTAgataaaaaagttaaagctttataaccgttaaaacacaaactgCCACATCGCATATCAAAATATAcagatatacaaagtaaatatccttaagttAACTCTAATAAGTCCTTAAGCTGCACTTTTCTTACTTtacttatctgtaaatttcaatgatcatcaattgaaatattttttgtcatttGTGTGTATACTGTGAAGtcgatgtttactgacatttacagatacaaatctaatcctttcaaACCTAATTAAAAGCCATTGGCCCAAGCCAGCCACTGAACCATATTCATAACTTCCACAGCCTCAGTAGGAATTTTCCATGCCAAGGGATGGTGGGATATGTTCCATGTCATGTTGACCCTTTTCTGTTTAATAATTGTATCTTGATTTAATTGCTATATCTAGGATCAAGCTGAATTGCACACAGTGCAAGTCAGAAGAGGAAGTCTTGGGGTGTATAAACTCACCGTTGCTCTCCCCTTGATTCTGGGTTAGAATGCAGAGCCAGACTCCCAGTGTAAGTTAGAGCACCTTGAtgactgctctaatttatagcAGCTGCAATAGCTCCCATGGTCCAAAACTACTGCTGGGGATcaatgcagggctgcccagaggattcgggggcctggggcaaatcaaTTTCAGGGgcctcttccataaaaaaaagttgcaatactatagaatactatattctcgtgggggcccctgcagggcctggggcctggggcaaattgccccatttgccccccctctgggtgaCCCTGGATCAATGAGATTGAGCAGTGTCCTGAGCACTGGCCAAGCCCCCCTTTTGCTGTTATATTGGGATGAAGGAGTGAAATGGCAGTGCTCAATTTGTACCAGGGCTTGTCAGGGTAGAGCCCCAGCACctttaggcttggcagttcatagccctgatacctctgggcttgctgaatCAGTTATGAAAGTACAAAAATTGCTTCAGccctggcacctaattgcttgagccccagctcctgttttattacaaattaagcacttcaTAAGAGTCTCTGCacccataggcaccaacttttcccggcgccggtgggtgctcgtaccccctgaccccagccctgccccgcccctgccccgtccttctaatcccttccccaaagtccccgccccaactccacctcctccctgcccctattggaggCCTTCCCTAAATCccacccaggccccgcctcttccccgagcacggcgcgttccccctcttcccccctccctcctagcgcttcccgccgtgaaacagctgtttcacagcaggAAGCGCTGAGAACCAGGGGGAAAAAGTggcgggaggaggtggaggtgagctgaggtggggagctgccggtgggtgcagagcacccaccaatttttccccgtgggtgctccagccccggagcacccacggagtcagcgcctatgtctgCACCATCTCTATGCCGCTGGAGGATCCTCCTTGAACCAGGACGATTGCTCTGGGGCTGGATATACTAGTTGTATGGTCAGAATCAGCTGGTGGTGTAGTGCAAAACTGTCCCAATGTGGCTGAGAATTTGACCTAGAAAGTATTAAATGTATAAGAGAGTGAAAATATCATCCGCTTTGGGCAGAAGCTGCGCAGTAAATTCcttggaggcagggggctgcaggaagggaaagGATGACTTTCATAAAATACTTTCAAAATATACGAATAGCAAATAAAGTGATTTTTTGTCTATGTCAAACAAggtacacctgtaccccgatataatgtgacccgatataacacgaattcggatataacacggtaaagcggcgctccgggggggggggaggggctgcgcattccagtggattaaagcaagttcgatataacgtggtttcacctataacgtggtaagattctttggctcccaaggacagcgttatatcggggtagaggtgtatcatgcATTTTAGAACCAAAAGAGTGAATGTGGTATCTCTCTCCATCCATGTGTAtggatatgtatttatttaatatagCTAATGGGGCATAGTCCGCACTAATTACACCGTCTGTAATGTAACTGAAGTCAAATGCTCCCCTTGTCTTCATGATCATAATGCACGAGCATATCTGAGGGGATATTAGGATTGAAGGGAGTATAAATTAGTGCAGAATTTGATCCATTGTTTTTAGTTAGGTGAAAAGAAAACATGTTTGAAATTCAGACTGGTGAAAAGATTTACAAAATCTGCAGTATCTTGTTGTTTTGCTAGTGATATGGCAAGTGATTTTTTACCCTTATCTTCTTTAAAAGTACATAGCTGGCCCCCATCACCAAAGCAGCTGAGCACTGCATGCTCATGGCACCCTGTGAGGCTGGGAAGCATCACTATCTCTGTTTcccagatgtggaactgagggtAAGTGACTTACTCAAAATCACAGAGGAAAGCTGTGGCAGAGCATAGAACTGAAGGTTATCTCTCCCAAGTTACGGGCTAGTTCCCTAAAAACTGGCCCATCGTTCCTCTATTATACAGAAATTCAATGGGAACCAAAGACCTGATCAaaagcacattgaagtcagtgggagtctttcaattgGCTTCATTGAGCTTTGATTTAAGCCCTAAGTAAATACAGCCTCATTCTATTTGTGAGACTACAGGGCCCATCCCTACAAAcccctactcatgtgagtaagttcAAGGGGCTTCTCATGTGAATGAGGCATAGTTGTGTGAGTAGGTTTTGCAGATTGGATCCCAAAATTTACAAAATGAGTTAATGTAAACCAGTGATTATTTCCCACGGTTCATGAATAACTTGCATCTAAGTCAATAAGATATACATGTCTGGTAAGAGGGGAATTTGCTGATCTACACGTTTGTATTAACTGTTGAAATATTAAGAATATAAGACAATAATGGTGATACTTTTGTACTAAATTCTCTCAGAATGGTTAATATAGTTATTTGAAcagcttttcaaataaaatatttttgtaatgataataaaaaatagACAACAACAGGTAAATCAGGCCATTACATGTTTGCTCTAAAAATAATATTGTAAAGAGCAGGTAACATTTTGGAGAAGAGGAACCTCATCTaaatttgaaaagatttggtTTAATGTTTTAGAAACCTTTGATTAATTCCTAGCAGATGGAAACTGAGATGTCTCTGTCCCtgttccttctcctccctcccctcccattcctTTACCTTTCTGTTCTCCTGCCAttttttctgttctccccttatgttttggggaaaaaatcaatacaatataaatgaaaaaatattgcaaTTATATGCAGCATAAAATATAATAGGCAAATATTTACCTATCAGAAATTTGAATGCAGGTTCTGTTTCAGATCCCAGAATCTTAATTTTGTGGAAAATAGGGAAAGTTGCTCCATAGTTTCCCTTGGCAAAAGATTCTATTTCCTGGCTTGAGCTAGGCTCCAATTCTCCAAACTGATTGCACGGAAAGGCCAGCACAGTGAAGTGGGATGGACCAAACTCTCTGTGTAATTCCTGCAGCGCGATGTAATTTTTGTCTGTGTGCTGGCAGTAACTGGCCACGTTTACAACCAAAGACGCCTTCAGAGAAATAGAAGGTGGAACATTTAGAAAGAAACTGCAAGTTCCTAAATTACTTCAAGTCTTAAAGATATAACTTCCAATAGCATAATCTCTCCTGTTTGAATACTATCTGTGACCATCGGAGAATAATCTCATTAGATATAGTAAGAATATCAGAAGCTGAAATCAGGTATTCTTTAAGAGACattcttttaataaaaatcattAGACCCTTGAAAaggataaaatgttttttaattacagttttgttttaaaagcacaCATGCAAAGTCAGACATTTAAGGTTTGTGCATAATAAATAGTCTCACATTATATATTTTAGATCAACCTCTAAAATATAATTGCAATATGCTGACATTCTTAGCTACTgtgattaaaatatatttgttgcATTGTTAGAGCATTTCAGTTATAACAAATCATATTAAATGACCATGTTGCATTATTTAGTATCACTACATTTAATATAGCCAGTTAAAATTAATCTGTACTGCTAGCTTAGCACTAAATACTGAAGGAACATGGAATTTTAGAAAATATCTCTATCTCCCCATAATGCTACAGTGTTTTTACCATATATAAATTGAGTATATCTGTTGCCCTCTAAAGATTTAGTAACAAAGAAATAGTGCTTTGAATATGCAACTTACTTTGCCTCTGTACTTCTCCAGAGAAACGGTCCTCCCTCTGGAATCCTTCACTTCAAAAGAATAAAAATCTTTGATTTTAGGTTTTAAGAATTTGAGCTGCAACAGACAGAGCATTACTGTACACAAAACCATCGACAGGAAAACAACAAATACCCTTGCTTTGGGCACTGAACATTTTAAAGGATAAGTTGTGAGAGGCTCCATTTTGGAGAATTTTGAGGGACGCCTCAGCAGGCCTGGAATGTGAGGAGGAGCTGAAACATGAAACCTGCATCTGCTCTAGACAGACCATTGTAGCTGATCATTTTGTCCCAAACTTAGGAGAAATGTTTCAGGTTTGAAAGCTGCTACTGATTCCCCCATACATAAGCCAGTATGAAACACTAGTTTGATAATATGCATAAATGTCTCTCAGTGAGATAGAGATAAATTAAAACTCAGTgccaattacattaaaaaaatagttccACTTAACTGACCCACACAAATAGACTCAGAGAGCGTGTTCTCTTGTAATTGACATTAATGTTACACCCATataacaccactgacttcaagggaggtagggcctgatccaaagcacattgaaatcaatggaaacactTTGGGTCTGTTGTGCAAATGCCTGTGCTCTAAGTTGTCCAAGGTAACAAAAGTTTAACTCAGTTTGTTACATAAAATTGTTAATAAAATTCATCAAAAGTGAAAGACCAAATTAGTCCAGATAAAAATGGTCTATTTACTCCACCCCAGGACTGCGTTAagttaatagggttaccatatgtccggatttccccggacatgtccggcttttcggtctataaatagccgtccgggggggatttttaaaaatctaaaaatgtccgggatttccccccagtcggctatttatagatagaaaagcggcggccaagcgccgctgggcacccaaaaccccttcccggctccccccatcccctgcagacTTACCATGCTGTCcggcccgcagctgtcttcccccacctcccctcccctgaacgctccgccccctgctcctccccctcccctgcttcccgcgaatcagatcttcgcgggaagtctgaaaagaagcaggggcaggtggatgcagcagcaggtaaactggggagcggggcgcgaggaggagaactccggggaggcgcggctttggccgagcggcgcccggctgccccagcggctccggcccagctcgggccccagcacccccggcccggacccggctcgggccccagcagcaccggcctgGTTCGGGCCCCAGCCCGGACCCAGCCctgctcgggccccagcacctccggcccggctcaggccccaacagcgccggccgagcacctctgGTCCGGCCCCAAGGCCcacaaccccggccggagcgcagcccgattcctgggctctttaaagccggccctggtcaggggacagggaggaggggttggatgggtcgggagtttgggggggggctgtcagggggcaagggtgtggagaggggttgggacagtcagggacagggagcggggggggttagatgggtctggggttctgggggggctgtcagggggcaggggtgtggagaggggtcgaggcaggcaggtagcagagggggttggatgggttaggagttctgggggtcctgttgggggcggggagcagttggatagggcatgggagtccccgggggtctgtctgggggtgggggtgtgaatatggggtgggggtgtggataagggtcggggcagtcaggggacaggtagggtcgtaaggcgttctcaggagggggcagtcaggggacaagaagcagggcggcttagataagcggtggggtcctagggggcagttagtggcaggggtcccaggagggggcagtcaggggacaaggagcggggcggggttggaggttctgggggggcaatcaggggatgggaagtgggagggagtggatgggtgtggggcaggggcggggctagagcggggctcctccccccccccccgtgtcctcttttttgcttgtggaaatacgGTAACCCTAGCATTAAGACTGTGACTGGAAAAAAATGGAGAATAGAACTGGAGATTAATAGACCCAAATTGGTGTGTtgaaaattaggcctaattggcaAACAAAATAATAAGGGGATTGGCTGTTCTGCCCACCACTTCCTTTTGGGGAACttaaaaagagactttggggggagggtggggaggatcAAAATGGTAGAAAGAGGTGAACTAGAAGAAGTGAGATTTACCATCATGGCTTCCACTTTCATCTTCTGGGACCCCAGAATCTACCACAACACTGTTGGACCTTCACTGTCCTGATCCTGAGAAATGTCCTGGCCAGACTGGGCGAGAAAGAgtgacccagatgacatcactaGCTCTGGCTAAATTCCAGATGACACCTAGAATGTGAGACTTGGTTTCCTGCTCTCTTACCTTATTTattctctttcctatctctcttcctttccttctgtTTTATAAGAATCTGTTTTCACCAGCCAAGACTGCatcttttgcaacactgctgtgagacCATGACCAGCtaagcagctaaaagcaatgtatTAAACAGCtggatgctggtacaagtttgccaggttttggagtggctgataagaccgTGTGCTGAACCCATGTTTCTTTAGCAATGAGGTTGCAGGTGAAagtcagcaccagagacagaagctgaatTTTCTATCTTAGctgttctcttctcttccctttggTACGTGTTTGACTTATTTTGTCTTCAAGGAAATGAGACTGTACTTTTAACAACAGGTCCAGTCATCTCAACTTCTTTTCATTTCACCAGAAAAGGCTAGTTATTACCATCATTAATACCATCTAAAAAACTGTCAAACTGAAGGATTTCCAGATAAAACTCTAAAGGGAAATGGAATGAGGGATATAGTTAAAATCCttaattaatattttacatttcaaatgctttaactgtttttttcttttctgtatgtTTTGTGAAAAGTTAAAAAGATTTTGAATGATGTGTTTGTCATGGAACTAAGCAGTGTCTGTACCCAAGCCCCTGAACCATGTTCAACTGTTTAGTGTTGTACAGTGACAGGGTCAGAGTAACACCTTTTACTCTCTGAGCCCATTTATTCCATTGAATTTGACACAATAGGTCCCAATGAGCTttgggtcccattgacttcaatgagctttgggttAAGACATTAATCTGGATTTACCTTTCAGAGAAAGTCAAGCTCAAACCATTTTTTTGGGGTGGGCATGGTGTGTGGAAAGCTAGCACAGAAGATGGGCATAGTTTTGCTGCTGTGTATCTGGCTTCTAATTCTGACTGAGGACTGGAGAGGAAGAAGGGAATGCATCAGAAAGAAGTGAAGTTGCTGGAGGGTTGGAATCCCAGATATAGGCAGGTTAATTCCAGAGCAGCTTCTCAAGAAAAATGTGAAGATGCTCTACAAGTATTTTAATGACACAATTCTGAAACCCTCCCACTCTgcctttattgtatttttttttaactaagtcTTCCTCTGTATCATTCTGGATCACACCTGTCAATTCCCAATACCTGAATTGACATTTTTGAAGGCATCACTATGTACCTGTGGCAAAAGTTCCACTTACTggattttttctctcttcttttcccttattttgttggttttcctCTTCTTTGGTTTTTTATCCTCCTTCATAACTTCTGACCTCATGTCCCCTGACATTGcctcttcttctttctctctgttctttcatctcctgattttctttcttttttccaacCTTCTCTAAACTATCATTTGTCTTTCACTTCATTCCAGCTTCCAATTTTCCcttattcccctcccctcccagtcctTAAATTCCATTCAAGAATTATTTCTTTCTTGGTAATTTCTTGCCTCTCCATCAGTCTATCTCTCTGACTCACACAAAAAACTTGCTACATCACCTGCTCAGTACGCTACATCTGTATTGTGAAGGGGTGATCAGAATGGAGTGCAGTGTTTcaagaatgaaatcctggccccattgaaggcaatgctCAGCTACTATATAAGAAtctaagggtatgtgtacacatacagtgctgcagcggcgcggctcctttctattttttttttatttttttttttaataggagttATATAAGGATTTCATCCCAAATGAGGGCATACCTtggatttagataatagcataatACTGTTTCCAGTA is a window of Malaclemys terrapin pileata isolate rMalTer1 chromosome 6, rMalTer1.hap1, whole genome shotgun sequence DNA encoding:
- the GPX8 gene encoding probable glutathione peroxidase 8 isoform X2 codes for the protein MEPLTTYPLKCSVPKARVFVVFLSMVLCTVMLCLLQLKFLKPKIKDFYSFEVKDSRGRTVSLEKYRGKILQRKSLGGISGSILSTQKVKL
- the GPX8 gene encoding probable glutathione peroxidase 8 isoform X1; protein product: MEPLTTYPLKCSVPKARVFVVFLSMVLCTVMLCLLQLKFLKPKIKDFYSFEVKDSRGRTVSLEKYRGKASLVVNVASYCQHTDKNYIALQELHREFGPSHFTVLAFPCNQFGELEPSSSQEIESFAKGNYGATFPIFHKIKILGSETEPAFKFLIDSSKKEPRWNFWKYLVNPEGKVVKFWRPEEPIENIRAEIASLIRQIIMKKKEDL